In one Podarcis muralis chromosome 7, rPodMur119.hap1.1, whole genome shotgun sequence genomic region, the following are encoded:
- the TMEM269 gene encoding transmembrane protein 269 isoform X1, with protein sequence MWMLSPPSGIFQHTKKLFLSDQAGRAQALEFLRRNVANSISMANLVMGLSSVLCSLNGQYNYACWLVLIGFLLDLADGAVARQLNACSALGAKLDDFADFTSFGLATALLLQAHGILDGLLVIVYVLAVFTRLCFFSSGMPFMYRGLPCPYGASVLAATYLLTGGNLLVMRIIAMVMILFMVDQGFYPHDKVLESQPWKKAVFAGGILMVMFSATYFASLYYLLWSSSYIFFPTALWSHRI encoded by the exons ATGTGGATGCTGTCGCCCCCTTCTG GTATATTCCAACACACCAAGAAGCTGTTCCTGAGCGATCAGGCTGGACGGGCGCAGGCTCTGGAGTTCCTGCGCCGGAATGTCGCCAACTCCATCTCTATGGCCAACCTGGTGATGGGCCTCTCCTCTGTCCTTTGCAGTCTGAATGG GCAATATAATTATGCATGCTGGCTGGTCCTGATTGGATTTTTGCTTGACCTTGCGGACGGCGCCGTTGCCAGGCAGCTGAATGCTTGTTCCGCGCTGG GTGCCAAGCTGGACGATTTTGCTGATTTCACTTCATTTGGGCTGGCCACCGCCCTTCTCTTGCAAGCCCACGGAATCCTTGACGGCCTTCTGGTGATCGTGTACGTCTTGGCTGTGTTCACGCGCCTGTGTTTCTTCTCTAGCG GGATGCCGTTCATGTACCGGGGGCTGCCCTGCCCGTATGGAGCATCTGTCCTGGCCGCCACCTACCTCCTGACAGGAGGCAACCTGCTGGTGATGCGTATCATCGCCATGGTGATGATCCTCTTCATGGTGGACCAGGGCTTCTACCCTCACGACAAGGTGCTGGAGTCTCAGCCCTGGAAGAAGGCCGTCTTCGCAGGAG GGATCTTGATGGTGATGTTCTCTGCCACCTACTTCGCCTCGCTCTACTACCTGCTTTGGTCCTCATCGTATATCTTCTTCCCAACTGCTCTGTGGAGCCACAGAATCTAA
- the TMEM269 gene encoding transmembrane protein 269 isoform X2, with translation MANLVMGLSSVLCSLNGQYNYACWLVLIGFLLDLADGAVARQLNACSALGAKLDDFADFTSFGLATALLLQAHGILDGLLVIVYVLAVFTRLCFFSSGMPFMYRGLPCPYGASVLAATYLLTGGNLLVMRIIAMVMILFMVDQGFYPHDKVLESQPWKKAVFAGGILMVMFSATYFASLYYLLWSSSYIFFPTALWSHRI, from the exons ATGGCCAACCTGGTGATGGGCCTCTCCTCTGTCCTTTGCAGTCTGAATGG GCAATATAATTATGCATGCTGGCTGGTCCTGATTGGATTTTTGCTTGACCTTGCGGACGGCGCCGTTGCCAGGCAGCTGAATGCTTGTTCCGCGCTGG GTGCCAAGCTGGACGATTTTGCTGATTTCACTTCATTTGGGCTGGCCACCGCCCTTCTCTTGCAAGCCCACGGAATCCTTGACGGCCTTCTGGTGATCGTGTACGTCTTGGCTGTGTTCACGCGCCTGTGTTTCTTCTCTAGCG GGATGCCGTTCATGTACCGGGGGCTGCCCTGCCCGTATGGAGCATCTGTCCTGGCCGCCACCTACCTCCTGACAGGAGGCAACCTGCTGGTGATGCGTATCATCGCCATGGTGATGATCCTCTTCATGGTGGACCAGGGCTTCTACCCTCACGACAAGGTGCTGGAGTCTCAGCCCTGGAAGAAGGCCGTCTTCGCAGGAG GGATCTTGATGGTGATGTTCTCTGCCACCTACTTCGCCTCGCTCTACTACCTGCTTTGGTCCTCATCGTATATCTTCTTCCCAACTGCTCTGTGGAGCCACAGAATCTAA
- the TRIM62 gene encoding E3 ubiquitin-protein ligase TRIM62, giving the protein MAGASGASCSLKDELLCSICLSIYQDPVSFGCEHYFCRRCITEHWSRQEAQAAPARDCPECRRTFAEPALAPSLKLANIVERYAAFPLDAILLSAQQRGASAFACAKEHGKVKLFCLTDRAVVCFFCDEPAVHEQHQVTSLDDAFEELQRELKEQLQTLQDSERGHTEALALLKRQLAETKSSAKSLRATIGEAFERLHRLLRERQKAMLEELEADTARTLTDIEQKIQRYSQQLRKVQEGSQILQERLAEADKHSFLAGIASLSERLKGKIHETSLTYEDFPTSKYMGPLQYTIWKSLFQDIHPVPATLTLDPSTAHQRLILSDDCTIVAYGNLHPQPLQDSPKRFDVEVSVLGSEAFGGGVHYWEVVVSEKTQWMIGLAHEAVTRKGSIQIQPSRGFYCIVMHDGNQYSACTEPWTRLNVKSKLEKVGVFLDYDRGLLIFYNADDMSWLYTFRERFPGKLCSYFSPGQSHANGKNVQPLRINTVRI; this is encoded by the exons ATGGCGGGCGCGTCGGGCGCGTCGTGCAGCCTGAAGGACGAGCTGCTGTGCTCCATCTGCCTGAGCATCTACCAGGACCCGGTGAGTTTCGGCTGCGAGCACTACTTCTGCCGCCGCTGCATCACGGAGCACTGGAGCCGCCAGGAGGCGCAGGCGGCGCCGGCCCGCGACTGCCCCGAGTGCCGGCGCACCTTCGCCGAGCCGGCGCTGGCGCCCAGCCTCAAGCTGGCCAACATCGTGGAGCGCTACGCCGCCTTCCCCCTCGACGCCATCCTGCTGAGCGCGCAGCAGCGCGGCGCCTCCGCCTTCGCCTGCGCCAAGGAGCACGGCAAGGTCAAGCTCTTCTGCCTCACCGACCGCGCCGTCGTCTGCTTCTTCTGCGACGAGCCGGCCGTGCACGAGCAGCACCAGGTCACCAGCCTCGACGACGCCTTCGAGGAGCTCCAG AGGGAACTTAAGGAGCAGCTGCAGACTCTGCAGGACAGCGAGCGCGGCCACACAGAAGCCCTGGCTCTCCTGAAACGGCAGCTGGCCGAGACAAAG TCCTCCGCCAAGAGCCTGCGGGCCACGATTGGGGAGGCGTTTGAACGGCTGCACCGCCTGCTCCGCGAGCGCCAGAAGGCCATGTTGGAGGAGCTGGAGGCGGACACGGCCCGGACTCTGACGGACATCGAGCAGAAGATCCAGCGCTACAGCCAGCAGCTCCGCAAAGTCCAGGAGGGCAGCCAGATCCTCCAGGAGCGGCTGGCCGAGGCGGACAAGCACTCCTTCCTGGCTGGCATTGCGTCCTTGTCCGAGAG GCTCAAGGGCAAGATCCACGAAACGAGCCTCACGTACGAGGACTTCCCCACCTCCAAGTATATGGGCCCCTTGCAGTACACGATCTGGAAATCTCTTTTTCAGGACATCCACCCAG TGCCTGCCACCCTCACGCTGGACCCCTCCACGGCCCACCAGCGCCTCATCCTCTCCGATGACTGCACCATCGTGGCCTACGGCAACCTGCACCCGCAGCCGCTGCAGGACTCCCCCAAGCGCTTTGACGTGGAGGTCTCAGTGCTGGGCTCGGAGGCCTTTGGCGGCGGGGTGCACTACTGGGAGGTGGTGGTCTCGGAGAAGACGCAGTGGATGATCGGCCTGGCGCACGAGGCCGTCACACGCAAGGGCAGTATCCAGATCCAGCCCAGCCGCGGCTTCTACTGCATCGTCATGCATGACGGCAACCAGTACAGCGCTTGCACGGAGCCCTGGACCCGGCTGAACGTCAAGAGCAAGCTGGAGAAGGTGGGCGTCTTCTTGGACTATGACCGCGGCCTCCTGATCTTTTACAACGCGGATGACATGTCCTGGCTGTACACCTTCCGGGAGCGCTTCCCGGGCAAGCTCTGCTCCTACTTCAGCCCGGGGCAGAGCCACGCCAACGGGAAGAACGTGCAGCCGCTGCGGATCAACACTGTCCGCATTTAA
- the SVBP gene encoding small vasohibin-binding protein: MEPGGARREKLPPPPIPLPQQGTPPKGKDGPSSRLEKAKQRAAQQELKQRQRAEIYALNRVMTELEQQQFDAFCKQMQASSD, from the exons atggagcCCGGCGGGGCCCGCCGCGAGAAGCTGCCGCCGCCTCCCATCCCGCTGCCGCAGCAGGGGACGCCTCCCAAGGGCAAGGACGGTCCCAGCAGCCGCCTGGAGAAGGCCAAGCAGCGCGCGGCCCAGCAGGAGCTCAAGCAACGGCAACGGGCCGAG ATCTACGCCCTCAATAGGGTGATGACtgagctggagcagcagcagtttgACGCCTTCTGCAAGCAGATGCAGGCATCCAGCGACTGA